A region of the Cytobacillus luteolus genome:
GTAGGGATTCTTCATGTTAAAGACATTCTTCAATTTATGGAAAGTGGAGATGGTCAGACATTTAGTCTCAAGGAAATGATGAGAACTCCATATTTTGTTCTTGGATCTAGAAAAACAGATGATTTATTTTTAGATTTACAGAAGGGCAAAGTTCATATGGCAGTTGTTATTGATGAATATGGTGGGACTGATGGGATTGTCACGATAGAAGACCTAATTGAAGAAATCGTAGGAAATATCTTCGATGAGTACGATGAGCAAGAGGAAGAGAACGAAATTAATAAGCTTGATGATAATACGTTCTTAATGGATGGTACTGTTAGCTTATATGATGTTAGAGACACGCTTAAGATTGAATTGCCTGTATCTGATTATGATACGTTGAGCGGATTTGTCATTGGTCAGCTTGGAAATATTCCAGTTGTGGAAGATAAATCATTTATTGAATACAACGGAATTATATTCAATGTAGAGCAAGTAGATGAAAAGCGTATTACAAAAATTAAAGTTGAGATGAACCACATGGTGGAAGCATCTTGAAAAAAGTAAGAGTGTTAGGGATGATTCCTAGCACTCTTTTTGCTTAAAAAGATCATGACAAACTTTGTGAAAATAGCTATAAGTGGATAGATCACGAAAGAGTAAATGTGTTTCCATGTAATTGTTTGGTAAGCCCCTGTCCATTGAAAAAAAGGTTCGGCTACATAGGAGACAAATGCAGCCAAAAGTATGGCAACTACAATAAATCGCTTGGTATGTGTAACCCATTGGTAGATGAACATATACGGTATGATGACTAAGGCAATATCGTATGGATAAAACTGTGGAAATAAATAAGGTGATAAACGAATTGGATAAGTCCACAACATCATTTTTGTTCCAATTGAGTCTAAAATGGTTGCAATTGTTCCCAGAAATAGTCCATACGTTATTACTTCAAAGATCTTTGTTTTATCTAGTAAAATCCACCAGATAATGGGGGTGATGATGGTTAATAAAAGCAACATCCACCAAGTAGGCGTTAGAAAGTTGTATTCATACCAATACTCTCGTAATAGTTTATAATAAGTAGATTCTGCTTCAAGAACCTTCTGAAATTCAATGGTTGTCGTATGTAAGACGAGTAGAAAAGTTGAACTCATTGTGGTCACACTCCTACCTATAGCATGATTCATAAGTAGGATATTCATTCAAAAAAAATATTAGTGAGTTAAGCTATCAAGATGTTCAACATGCTGACGATCTTTATCCAAGATTACTTCTATTAAAGCCTTACTTTCTGGATCAAGATCACCTTTTACAATTTCCTCTGACATGTGGATACCATACAGATCTTCACCCTCTTTAGCCATTTTAATCATATCCTCGGTTGTGTTAGGGATGGAAAATCGACTCATATAATTTTGAACTGAACCCATAATGCCCTCACTATCTACTGGGACACCACCAAGGTTTTGAATACGCTCTGCAACCTGAGAAGCATGTTCTTTATGCTCTTGTTGTATTTTTTGAAATTCTTTTTTTACAGAGGGATCCTTCAAATGCTTAATAAAGTGTTCATATTGGTGTATCCCCATATACTGTCCTTTTAAAAAGGCATTCAATTCTTTTATCACGACTTCTTGGTTCATTTGACCACACCCTTTCTATGAATAGTTTTTCAAGTTTAATTAGAAGTATTCTGAATCTGAATAGGATTTTTTGCGAAGAAATAGTTATATCTATAGATAGACATATGTAAAATGAATCTATAAAATGGGGTACTATATCAGCAGATAAAAATAGAGGTGGAGAAATATTGATACGTTTTGGAATCATAGGGACCAATTGGATTACCGACCGATTAATTGATGCAGGAACAAAACTAGATGATTTTCAGGTTGCAGCCGTTTATTCAAGGTCAAAGGAAAATGCAAAAGATTTTGCGGCTAGGTATGGGATTAGAGAAACATTTACAAATCTTGATGAAATGGCTAAAAGTAATAAAATTGATGCAGTTTATATTGCAAGTCCTAATTCCTTACATGCTACTCAAGCTATCACATTTATGAATCATAGGAAGCATGTCCTGTGCGAAAAGCCATTAGCATCAAACACCGCTGAAGTTGATTCGATGATTGAAGCGGCAAATGCAAATCAAGTTTTATTAATGGAAGCAATGAAAACCACGCTTTTACCTAACTTCAAAAGCATTCAACAGAATTTATATAAGCTTGGTAAAATACGTAGATATGTCGGGAATTTTAGCAAGTATTCATCAAGATATGATGCATATAAAGAAGGTACGATTCTAAATGCTTTTAAACCTGAGTTTTCAAATGGCTCTTTAATGGATCTTGGTGTGTACTGTATCTATCCAATGGTTTTGTTATTTGGTCACCCAAACAGTATAAAAGCTTCAAGCTACCTACTTGAAACACAAGTAGATGGAGAGGGAAGTTTGTTAATAGAGTATGATGAAATGGATGCAGTCATTATGCATTCCAAGATTTCTAATTCGTACTCACCTTCAGAGATAATAGGCGAAGATGGTAGCATGATGATCAACAACATTTCTGAACCGACAGAGGTAGAGATCCGCTATAAAGATGGATCTACTGAAAAGATCTCAGTGGAAGATGAAATGCCATCCATGTATTATGAATTGAGGGAATTTATTGACCTAATCAAACTAGGTAAACTTGAATCTGAAGTTAACTCACATCAACATTCTAGAACGACTGCGGAAATCATTGAGGTCGCTAGAAAGCAAACAGGGATAGTGTATCCGGCTGATAAGTAGTTTAATTATCACAAAAGACCTTCAAATTAGAAGGTCTTGTTTTTTTCAATCACACGAATCCCATTATCTCCACCAACGATTACAACGTCTGTCATATTTATGAATAGACCTGTTTCAACTACGCCAAGTAATAGTTTTAGCTGGTTATGTAACTCTGCAGGATTCGGGATACTTTTAAATTGACAATCAACGATATAGTTACCGTTATTTGTAATGAAGATCTCATTTTCATTCATTCTTAATTTAGGAACACAGCCTAGTTTAGCAATTCGTTCAGCTGTAACCTCCCATCCAAAAGGGACGATTTCAACGGGAAGAGAAAACCTTCCTAGTTCATTGACCATTTTTGATTGGTCGACTACAATGATTAATTTGCGAGCATAATCATCAACGAGTTTTTCACGTAAAAGTGATCCACCGCCACCTTTTGATAGGTTAAGGTTAGTATCTACTTCATCGGCACCATCAATAGCAATGTCTAAATAGTCTACATCCTTAAAGTCAATCAATGGAATGCCGAATTCATTCGCCCAGCCTTCCGTTCGCTTGGATGATGGTATCCCGCTCACTTTGATTCCTTGTTGAATCATTTCACCTAATTTTCTTAATGTCCAGTAAACAGTAGAGCCTGAGCCTAAACCGACTGTCATTCCATCTTTTATGTATTCAGCCGCTTTTTCACCAACAAGTCTTTTTTGATCTTGATTTTCTTCAAAGTTTTTTTTCATCTAATCCACCTCTTTGATGTACCTATCTCTTTTTAGTATATACCAATTATGAATGAAAGATGGATGTTTAACCATACTAACGAGGTAGATAATGAAGAGGAGGAATTTTCATGACAAAAAAGGACCAAACACCATCGAATCAAGTTGACCAAAAAGCGTTATTAAATGAAAAGGTAGAAAAGGCTAGAGAGAATAACTTTGAAGGAGACCATATCCGTCAAACAAGCCCAGGTGGAGTGCCAAGGCAATAAGTATTGACATAATGGAAATAAAGAACATATACTTTATTTACTACTAGTTGAAGGGAATGGAAAAAAGGACCGATGAAGTTATAATCTTATTTTCTTACTCATTTTTCAATTGAAGAAAAATTTGTAGCTTAGAGAATAGGATTAGTCTGTCTAATTTTTTACCATTTCAATAAAACAGAGATACATGAGTAGGTGGGTTGAAGCGTTGTTATGGTTTCAACTGGACTTCATGCTATCTACTTTTTTGATATGAATAAAAATGCCATGACAGCCTCTCTAGGTTACTTCCCTAGAGAGGCTTTTTAATGTACCTCTTTAGGAGACTTTAACTAGAGGTGTTATTTATGACTGTTATGAAAATTAGAGATATAAAGAAAAGCTTTGGAGATAAAGTGATTTTAGAAAAAGTGAATGCAGATATAAAAAAAGGAGACCGCATTGGTTTGGTAGGGAATAATGGAGCAGGGAAAACGACGTTAGCAAATATTCTTTATGGAAGTATCCAACCGGATTCGGGAACGGTAAACAGTAGTAAACAAGGCATAAAGATGGGTTTTTTGCTGCAATCGACTGAATATACAGTTACTGATTTTAAAGAGGTGACTACTAGTCATGAAAATGAGCTCCTCAAGAATTCGAGTGAACTAGGATTGAAAAAGGTTCAGGAATGGGATGGAGAGCGACTTAAGCATTTAAGTGGTGGAGAGAAGCTCAAACTATCGCTTGCACGGATATGGGCAGCAAAACCAGATGTGCTTATTTTAGATGAGCCGACAAATCATCTCGATTATCAGGGGGTGGAGTGGTTAGTTGGAGAAATAAAACAATTCTCAGGGACCGTTATTATTATTTCACATGATCGATATTTTATGGATCAGACGGTTAATCAAGTAGTGGAATTAGAAAACGGTATATCGACGGTATATAAGGGTAACTACTCTGAGTACCGTGAAGAAAAGGAGAGACGCAATCTAGAACAAATGCACCATTATGAGGTTCAACAAAAACGAAAAGAAAAGGTCGAACAGCAAATCGAAAATCTTCAAAATTGGTCTGATAAGGCACATAAGCAATCGACAAAACAAGATGGTTACAAAGAGTATTACCGAATGAAGGCAAAAAAGATGGATGTCCAAGTGAAGTCGAAAAGGAAGAGGCTTGAAAAAGAGCTTGAGAAGAATAAAGTAGAAAAGCCAGTAGAAGACTGTAAGGTGAATTTTCAGTTTGGATCAAGTGGAAAGCGTGGAAATAGTATCCTTGAAGCGAAAGGGATTTCGAAGTCCTTTGAAGGCCGAGTGCTGTTTGAAGATAGCCATTTTTATATTAAGCATGGTGAACGAATTGGAATTTTTGGAGAAAATGGTTGTGGGAAAACAACACTTATTAAAACTGTTCTTGGGCAGATTGCTTTGTCGAAGGGAGAACTTTGGAAAAGTGATTCATTGAAAATTGGTTATCTAAGTCAGGATGTAGATGAATTAGATACTGAAAAGACTGCTTTAGAAATTTTGGGCATTACTGAAAGAGATGAGATTAGTAGGGTTAGAACCATTTTTGCAAACATTGGACTAAAAGAAGACAAGATCACGAAACCTATCTCGACCCTAAGCTTAGGAGAGCGGACAAGGGTAAAGCTTGTAGGAATGCTCCTAAAGAATCTGGACTTACTGATTTTGGATGAGCCGACCAATCACTTGGACCTGGTTAGTCGTGAGAGTCTAGAGAAAACACTAGAAGAATTTGCAGGAACAATCTTGGTGATTTCCCATGATGTGTATTTTATGAATAAGTTATGTGATAAATTGTTAGTCTTTGAAAATAAGAAAATTCTAAGAGTGGAAAAGTCGCTTACTGAATATTTAAGTCGATCAGAAGAGCCAGTTAGCAACAGCAAAGAAGAACTACTCGTTTTGCAAAACAAGATCACAGCACTATTAGGCGAAATTTCATTATTAACGAGAGAAGACCCGAAGTACAATGAGATTGACCAGAAGTTGTCAGAACTATTGAAGCGTAAAAGAGAAATAAGCTGATTAAATGTGTCAAGCGGGGCCTGACCCCCGGCGCTTTAAAGCTTTAGCGTGCCGGGGGTCTGGCCCCGCTTATTATTCACGAACATTGTCGAAATCATTTTTTAGCGAGGTTTGTGTTCGTTCGAGTTCAGCGATTCTACTTTTAATTGCTTGTCTAACTTCGTAAGGGTAATCGTTTGTAAATTCAGTTTGCAAAACGTCAAGATGTTTTTGCAAGGTTTGGAATAGGTTCTTTTTGCTATTATTTACATCAAGGAATGGAATGATTTCACATGCTTCAGGCTGCTGATTGTTTTCCATAGCGAATGCTCCTTTAATTCATTTACTCCTAGTTTTAACTGGGAAATGATTAATTAATCCTAACTAATAAAAATTTCCATCTTCTAGTGAGAAATGATTTATAATGAAATGGAAAATAATTGATAATGAATAGGTGAAGTGTATGGTGAGAGTGTTACTAATTGAAGATGAGGTTTCTATACGTAGGTTTGTAGCGATTAATTTAGAAAGAAATCAATTTGAGGTGGTTGAAGCTTCAAGTGGAGCTGATGCAAGATTAGCTTTGGCGGGCAAGCAAGTAGACTTTGTAATATTGGATCTAATGTTACCTGATATTGACGGATTCGAATTGTGTGAGGAAATCCGAAAGTCGTATCCAAGTATTCCAATCATTATATTATCTGCGAGAGGTGAAGACCTGGATCGCGTAATGGGTTTAGAATTAGGTGCAGATGATTATATGGTTAAACCTTTTAATCCATTAGAGCTTGTTGCTAGAATACGATCTGTTTTAAGAAGAACAAAGGTGAATGTAGTCGAGGTACATGATCATAAAATCATTTCAGGACCTTTCCAGCTTGATTCCTTATCTAAGCAAATTGTGAAGTCTGGACAACTGTTAAAGCTAACATTACGTGAGTTTCAAATTATGGAATATTTTATTGAACATAAGAATATTTCCATCAGTCGCCATGACCTACTAGATGCTATTTGGGGTAAAGATTATTTCGGGGATAGTAAAACAGTAGATGTACATATTCGTAGATTACGAGAAAAGATAGAGGATGATCCTTCTAATCCTATCTATATTGAAACAGTCTGGGGTCATGGCTACCGTTTTTTTGAGGTCGGTGTATGAAAAAAGGAATAAAACGGAGACTTGTTTTAAGTTATTTTTTGATGATTTTATTAACTGTTATCTTATTTGAAGTCATCCTATTGTTCTCAATCCGTTACTATTACTACAATACTATTGAAGATCATCTTACGAATCATGCAACGATCTTTTCTTCTTTTTATAAAGAGTATCTTGAGGATAATTCACTCGAGGAACATGCAGAATTCATTATCGACGAGTATACGACTTATGCACCAACTCAAATTCAAATTATTAACATGGACGGTCGATTACTAGCTGATACAATGTTAAGTTCGCAAACTCAGATGAAACCATTTATAGATGTTCAAACAGCGTTAGAAGGTAAAATAACTCAGTTTACTGGAATTCTTGGAGATATGAGCAATGAGGAAGTGATGGCGGTTGCTTATCCTTTGATGGCAAACAATGAACAGGTTGGGGTGGTTAGGTTTATATCTTCACTTGAGCCAGTTAAACAAGTATTCCATACAGTTATTCTATATTTGGTACTCATTGGTATGTTTGTTCTACTAGTCATTACTCTACTAAGCTACTTTTTAGCTAACACGGTTACAAAACCTGTGAAAAAAATAACAGAAGCTGCACATGAAATGGCGAGTGGAAATATGAGTGTTCGGGCAGAAAAGGTATATGACGATGAACTAGGAAAACTTGCAGATACCATGAATTTTATGGCGAGTGAGCTTGAACAGCTAGAGCAAGTAAAGAGAGAATTCATTGCTTCTATTTCACATGAACTAAGGACTCCTTTAACATCGATAAAAGGATGGGGGATTACTCTTCATTCCATGTCTGGAGATGAACATATGAGAGAAGGCCTTGAAATTATGATTAGTGAAAGTGAACGACTAAATGGGCTTGTTAATGATTTACTGGACTTTTCTAGTCTGTCTTCAGGGAAAGTTCAGTTTAATTTTGAAGAAGTTCATGTAGGGGACTTAATGAAGCAGGTATACCAACAGATGCTGCCCCGTAGTAAAAGGCAATTTATAACATTCTCTTTTCATGCAGAAAATCCTGAGGTGCTTTTAAAAGTTGATAAAAACAGGATAAAGCAAGTGCTAATTAATGTACTTGATAATTCATTTAAGTTTACATCACAACAAGGGGAGATTAAGTTTTACTCCTACCAAAGTGGAGGGAATTATGTAATTGAGGTTAAAGACACTGGTCTGGGAATTGAAGCAGAGGACCTCGTAAAAATTACAAATAAGTTTTATAAAGGTAAATCAAAAGCAGGGGGCAGTGGCTTAGGACTAGCCATTTGCCAAGAAATTGTGACACAACACAATGGAAGTTTGACGATTATGAGTGAGAAGGGAAAAGGAACCACTGTAAAAGTTCAACTTCCCCTGTAACCTTTCTGTAACCATTTTTAACTTTTTCATAACGATTAATGCTCCAAATAGCTTTATTGTAAGGTTATAAAGAATTTGGAGTTGGAGGAACAAAATATGAAGTGTAGAAATATTCTAATTAGCCTTTTAATGATAAGTGTTCTATTAGTTAGCGGTTGCAGTGTATTACCTGAACCAGGAAGTTTGATTCAACCACCTAAGTCACCTAATGCCTCTTTTAACAAGCAAGGTGAAGATAAGAATACGATTATACAATCATTCCTACCACCAGGAGCAAGTCTTATTACTCCATCCCAACCTACAGGGGGAACAGCAATTCAAACCATTGATATTAACTTTGACGGTATTGATGAAATGGTTGTTTCGTATAAACATAAAGGAACTCCTGGAGAGGTCGGGGTTATGCTTTTAATGCAGAAGGATAAGGATTGGGAGATACAGTGGAGAACAGAAGGCTTAGGTTATGATATTAGCCATGCAAGTTTTGCGGACTTGACAGGAGACTTAATGCCAGAGTTATTAATTGGATGGACGATTGGGGCATCGGCTGGGAATAATCTAGATATCTATCAATGGAAGGATAAAACGTTAGAAAAAATTGCTGGAACAGCCTATCATAAGCTTGATGTTTTTACGAAAGATCATGACAAACAAGCACGTTTAGCAGTATGGCAAAAGGATACAGGAGAAGCATATTCTGTTGATGTGTTGAAGTATGATAATGGCAAACTAATAGCTGATCCTGCCTCATATCCACAGTATTTTCCATGGGTAGTAGATTATTATAAAGACCGATTGATTGAAATGCCAGATGCACCGTTTTATTGGTATTATCACGCCGATGCACACTTAAAGTCGCTGCAATATGAGGAGGCACTTGATTCAATTGAAAAAGGAATGGCGCTTCCAAATGGCTACCCTGCCAAAGGAGAATTTGAAGAATTGAAAAAGCAGGTTGTAGAGGCAATGGGTAACGACGGGAATTATTATAAAGGGATGACTCATACGGACTCTTACTTTGATTATACCTTGAAGTTTCCTGCTTCTTGGGAAGGTAAGGTTATCGTTGAGGAACTACTTGAACGTGTTTTTGGAGATACACCAGCTATGATTATTCGCCACTCGAAGGGTGAGGATCATGTAGGAGGAGCACTTTTTACTGTACATGTGTTCCAAGAGGATTATTGGAAGTCAGAGCTTGAAGGGAATACAACACATCAACTATTAATGATTGAAAATGGATTGGCGTTTACAGGATTAAAAAATTCAGCAAACCCTTATCCTTTTGGTACTGACGAGCATAAAGAATTTATTGAGATGAGTAAGGAAATAGACCGTGTGTTTACTAGCTTTACTCTTCCAAAAGGTCAGATTATAAAGCATGAAGACAAGTTAGTCATTCAGTCAATTATTGAGGCACGGTCCCGTTTTCAATATGTTATGAATGGTGGAGAGCAAGAAGGAGAGCTAAAAACGTTTATGAAAGATGGAGTGGAGTATCGATATGTAAGTAAAGATATCGGTACGAAAGAGGAGCTCATTGCTTTTTTAGAAAAGACTTTTACTCCTAAGGTTGCAAAAGACTTTTGGAATCAGTCAGGGTATATTGTGCATAATGGAAAAGTCGCTCAGCCTAATGCGGATGGTGGTTCGTTATTGAACTGGGAAAAAGCAAGGATGAAACTTAGTAGAGAAACAGAAAATGTAAAGGAGTACGAATGTGTCGTTCCGCTTGGAGGAATGCCGCAACATGAGGTAATTACAGTCGTGTTTAAAAAGACAGATACCGGTTGGAAAATCGACCGTTCTCCTTTTGGAATGTAAGTTTTTAAGGCCAATGCGTGACCTGCGTGTTGGTCTTTTTCGTGTAAAGTGATTAGAGGGATAGGCAAGTTGAATGGAGAATACTATGTAATAGTAAGTTATGAGAGGGAGCGGTGTTAATGTGATACTTCCCTATGAATCTAAAGTTTAAAATAGGGAGTTTTTTAAAATGGCTTTATGGAAAGATAGAAGATTTATGTTTTTATGGGTTGGACAATTGGCTTCGATCTTTGGGAGTCGTTTTAGTGAATTTGCAATTCCATTAATTGTGTTGGGGTTGACAGGATCTCCTTGGCAAGCAGGACTGGTGGCTGTATGTTCTCAGGTGGCTCCACTGTTATTATCGATTCCGGCAGGGGCATGGGTCGAGGGTAGGTCCAAAAGACAAGTGGCCATTATGTCTGAAGGAGTTCGTGTTATTGTGATGGCAGGTCTTGTGCTTGCAGTGATCTTTGAAGTGGTGACAGTATGGGTTTTAGCTGGTACCCTGCTTGTGATGGGAGCAGCTGGTGTGTTTTTTCGAATTGCGTTTCAGTCAATGGTGCCTGGGATTGTTGGACGTGCAAGACTCGTGCAGGCTCATAACTATTTTGAAGGAGCGGATGCCATTAGTACGTTGACCGGACCGGCACTGGCTGGAGTTGTGTTTACTGTGCTCGGTATGGCGATGACATTGGCTGTTGATATGATGAGTTTTTTAATTTCTCTTGTTGGTTTATTGTTGATTCGGTTTGACGAGAGTAAAGGGATTAAGGAAGAGGGAAAAAGTAAGTCAACGTTAAAAGGAGTAAAGGATGGATTACGATACTTGATTGGAAGTAAAGTCCAACGTTTTGTGACAGCAAATCAATTGTTATTGAATTTTACAACGACTGCAGTTGTGTTAACTGTCATTGTGTTTGCTAAGCAAACCCTAGTGTTGAATCCTGTGGAAATAGGATTATTACTTTCAGCAGCGGGTGTAGGAAATGTTGTTGGCGTGTTTTTGTTAAGTCGAGTGAGTCATTTACCATGGGGCTATTTATTTGGAGGCATTATGTTCGTTTCTGGGGTAGGAGTTGGCTTAATGGTGTTTTCTGAAACATTTGTTGCAGCAGCTATTGGGATGTTCTTATTTGATGGGGCTCTTTCAATGGGATTCGTCGTGAATGGGTCGGCACGTCAAGCGATTACACCAGACCACTTTTTAGCTCGTGTGGGGAGTGGTGGTATTTTGCTAAGTGGTTTGGCAGCGATTTTGGGGAGTTTATTTGCTGGTGGAATATCGGAGTTTGTGAGTCCTCAGGTAGCATTGGCAGGTTGTAGTATCTTATTGGTTGTTGGTGCAGTTGTTTCTGTTCGGTTGAAAGAAGTTAGTGTGCCACTGGATCAGGTTGAGCCAGTTGAGTTATAGAGAAATAAGAGGAGCACGCAGAGTAATGTCTGTGTGCTCCTTTTTTAGTATTTAAAATGCCCAGCTTCCGTTACGGAATAAAGGTTCAACTGTACCATCAGCTGTAATGCCGTCGATATCCATTTCAGCAGAGCCAACCATGAAGTCAACGTGTGTGATACTTGAGTTTGCACCGTTTTTAGCAAGGTCTTCTTTTGACATTGTTTTTCCGCCTTCAATACAGAAAGCATAAGCATTTCCGATTGCAAAGTGGTTTGATGCATTCTCATCAAATAATGTGTTGAAGAAAATGATATTTGTGTTTGAAATTGGTGAATTGTGTGGTACTAGAGCTACTTCACCTAAGTAGTGAGAGCCTTCGTCCGTTTCTACTAAACGTTTTAATGTGTCTTCACCAGCTTCAGCTTTCACATCAATGATACGACCATTTTCAAAAGTAAGTGTGAAGTTTTCAATTAAGTTACCACCATAGCTTAAAGGCTTAGAGCTTGTAACAACACCGTTTACACCGTCTTTTTGAGGTGTTGTGAACACTTCTTCAGTTGGCATATTTGCTACGAATGGTACGCCTTGCTCGTTTTGGCCGCCGCCACCGATCCAGATGTGTTTTTCTGGTAAGTCTACTTTTAGATCCGTACCAGGAGCTTTGTAGTGAAGCGTTTTGTATTTTTTATTGTTTAAGTAATCTACTTTACTATGTAATGTTGCGTTATGCTCTCTCCATGCTTGAACTGGGTCTTCTAGGTCAGAGCGAGTAGCTTGGAAAATAGCATCCCAAAGTTTGTTTGTTTGTTCTTCTTCAGTAAGGTCAGGGAATACTTTAGCAGCCCATTCTTTTGAAGGAACCGCAATAACACACCAGCTAATTTTATCTGCTTGTGCGTAGCTACGGTATTTTTCCATTGCTTGCCCTGCCGCTTTTTGTGCTGCTGCAATGCGGTTAGGATCTACACCTTTTAGTAAGTCTGGGTTTGAAGCTACGATTGATAAGAATGCTGCACCACCTTCAGCCATCTCTTCAAAGCCTTTTGCTTTCCATACTGGGTATTCGTTGA
Encoded here:
- a CDS encoding aminopeptidase; the encoded protein is MTTFIQNLEKYADLAVRVGVNIQKGQTLVVNAPISTADFVRKVAKSAYEAGAKNVHVEWNDDELTRTKFDLAPDEAFNEYPVWKAKGFEEMAEGGAAFLSIVASNPDLLKGVDPNRIAAAQKAAGQAMEKYRSYAQADKISWCVIAVPSKEWAAKVFPDLTEEEQTNKLWDAIFQATRSDLEDPVQAWREHNATLHSKVDYLNNKKYKTLHYKAPGTDLKVDLPEKHIWIGGGGQNEQGVPFVANMPTEEVFTTPQKDGVNGVVTSSKPLSYGGNLIENFTLTFENGRIIDVKAEAGEDTLKRLVETDEGSHYLGEVALVPHNSPISNTNIIFFNTLFDENASNHFAIGNAYAFCIEGGKTMSKEDLAKNGANSSITHVDFMVGSAEMDIDGITADGTVEPLFRNGSWAF
- a CDS encoding MFS transporter produces the protein MALWKDRRFMFLWVGQLASIFGSRFSEFAIPLIVLGLTGSPWQAGLVAVCSQVAPLLLSIPAGAWVEGRSKRQVAIMSEGVRVIVMAGLVLAVIFEVVTVWVLAGTLLVMGAAGVFFRIAFQSMVPGIVGRARLVQAHNYFEGADAISTLTGPALAGVVFTVLGMAMTLAVDMMSFLISLVGLLLIRFDESKGIKEEGKSKSTLKGVKDGLRYLIGSKVQRFVTANQLLLNFTTTAVVLTVIVFAKQTLVLNPVEIGLLLSAAGVGNVVGVFLLSRVSHLPWGYLFGGIMFVSGVGVGLMVFSETFVAAAIGMFLFDGALSMGFVVNGSARQAITPDHFLARVGSGGILLSGLAAILGSLFAGGISEFVSPQVALAGCSILLVVGAVVSVRLKEVSVPLDQVEPVEL